GATGGCGCGGCGGCAGCGCCGGATGGGGACGCATGGCTATCAGGTGCAAGGTGGAAATGCCTTCCTAGCGCTATCAGCCCTGTGTGGTGTCGTGATTGTGATCGCTCAGCTGTGGGCCGCATTTAGCCATTGATAGCAGATGCTGATGAGAGCTGTAAGTAAATGTTTTATTGAGGTGAATTGTTTGTTGGCTTAATGGGTTGCTGTGATAAAGTCGGGGCGGAAACGCTCCGGCTTTTTTATTGGTTATTGACCTGTCGGGGATAATGCTAAAAGGACTTAATGATAATGAAAAACTGGCTGATCTCTGCAGTGCTGCTCAGCGCTGCTGCTCCGGCGCTGGCGGATGAAGGTATGTGGCAACCCCATCAGTTACCTGCCATGGCTGATGTATTAAAGGCAAAAGGGTTACAAATCGACCCTGACACTATTTCGACCCTGACGGAATTTCCCATGAATGCGGTGATAAGCCTAGGTGGCTGCACGGCATCATTTGTGTCGCCTAAAGGGCTGGTGGTGACTAACCATCATTGTGCTTATGGCGCGATTCAATACAACTCAACGGCAAAAGATAATTTGCTCAAAGACGGATTTCTAGCTCGGCAGTTAACCGATGAACTGCCCGCGACGCCTGGCTCTCGCATTTATGTTACCAAGGCTATCAGCAATGTGACCGAGGCTGTCACCAAGGGGCTGGCGGATAAACAAGGCAAAGATTTTTACCGGGCAGTGGAAGACCGGGAAAAAGCGCTGGTTGCTGAATGTGAGCAGGGTGGCGGGTATCGCTGCGAAGTGTACAGTTTTCATCGTGGGCTGGAATATTACCTAGTAAAACAATTGGAAATCCGCGATGTGCGCTTGGTGTATAACCCGGCAGGCAGCGTGGGCAAGTATGGCGGTGATATTGATAACTGGATGTGGCCGCGTCACACCGGCGATTTTGCCTTTTATCGCGCTTATGTTGGCCCGGATGGGCAACCGGCTGATTACAGCCCGGATAATGTTCCCTTTACCCCAGACAGTTTCCTAAAAGTATCTGCCAAAGGGGTACAGGAAGGCGAGTTTGTTATGGTGACCGGCTACCCGGGGCGGACCAATCGTTATCGCACGGCAGCAGAAGTGGAAAATCAGTTTGGCTGGACTTATCCAAATTCCAAGGCGCTGCGGGAAACGATTATGACACTTATCCGGCAGACGGCCCCAGAAGGCAGCGACGCACGGATTAAGTATGAAAGTACGCTGGCAAGTTTGGCTAACTATGCCAAGAACTTTACCTCGATGATCGAGTTCTACGGCAAATCCACCATGTTGGCCGATAAAATTGCCATAGAGGAGGCGCTGGCGGCTTGGATTAATGCCGATACTGAGCGTCAGCGGCAATATGGCTCGGCGCTAACCGAGCTCAATACGCTGATTGCCCGTAGTCAACAGACCCGGGAGCGGGACTTGCTGATGGCGTATATGGGGTACAGCCAGATGCTCAGTGCCGCCGATCGTTTGTATCGCTTAGCCCATGAGCGGCAAAAGCCGGATATGGCCAGAGAGCCGGGTTACCAAAGTCGGGATATGACCCGTTTCAAATCTGCCATGGAGCGGATTGATCGTCGCTATGATGCCGCTGTGGATCAGGCTATTTTGCAGGAACTGTTGGCGCAATATGCCAAGTTGCCCGCTCAGCAGCGTCTAACTGGCGTGGATAAGGCGTTTGCCATTGATGCGGGCGCGAGGCAAACCCGTGCGCTACTGGCCAATGCTTATGCCAATACTGAGCTTGCGAATAAAGCGGCGCGCTTGGGATGGATGGAAAAATCCGTGGCCGAGTTTAAGCAGTCAGATGATCCCTTTATTCAATTGGCCGTCGCCCGGTATGACACCCTACGGGCGGAAGAGTCCCGGCGCAAAACCCTCTCGGGCGAACTGATGAAAGTGCGGCCGTTATATATGGATGCCATTATCGGTTACAACCAAAGTCAGGGTAAACAGGTTTATGCCGATGCCAATTCCAGCTTGCGGGTCAGTATCGGTAAGGTGACAGGTTACGCGCCGCAGGACGGGCTTTACGCTATACCTTTTACCCGATTAGAAGGCATTTTGGCTAAGGATACCGGCATTGCGCCGTTTGATGCGCCACCTGAGCAATTGGCACTGATTAAGCAAAAACAGTACGGTGATTACTATATGCCAGCCATTAATTCGGTGCCGGTGAATTTCTTATCGACTTTGGATACCACAGGTGGAAACTCCGGCTCGCCGACCTTAAATGGCCGGGCTGAGCTGGTGGGGCTGCTGTTTGACGGGGTGTATGAGTCCATTATTGGTGACTGGAATTATGACCCGCGTACCAACCGCTCTATTCAAGTCGATAGCCGCTATATGCTATGGGTGATGGAATATCTGGATAAAGCGGACAATCTGCTCGCAGAAATGGTGATTGTGAAATAACGCCAGTGGTTTACGCCTGCGCCGCCAGTCCGGTGGCGCATTGTAATGCGGCCAGCTCATCTGGGGTGAGTGGCCGCATTTCTCCTGCTGCCAGTGGCCGACCACAGCCATGATGCAGCGTTAGATTCATCAGTGCTACTCGCTTCAAATCAATGACATGGTGCCCTAGCGCCTGACTCATGCGGCGGATCTGTCGGTTCATGCCTTGGGTGAGGGTGATGGCAAAGCGATCTTCGGTGAGACGACGGCAGTCACAGGGCAAGGTTGTGACATCCCGATAGCTGACGCCAAGGCACATATTGCGGATAAATTCATCACTGTAAGGCCGGGCGAGGGTGACATGGTAATCCTTGCTGTGGCCAAAACCCGGGTGCATCAGACGCTGGGTCAGTTCGCCGTCATTGGTCAGCAGTAACAGCCCGCGGGAGTCTTTATCCAGTCGCCCCACCGGGTACAATCTCGGGCAATTGGGTAACAGGTGGTACAGACTGGCAGGGTCGTCGGGGAGTAGACGGCAATCGATGCCAACCGGTTTATGAAATAGCAGATAAGTTTTTGGCTCCGGCCCGGGAATGAGATTGCCATCTAAATAGAGTGCTTCTTTGGCCGGGTGATCTAGCCCGGCCAGGAAGTGTACCTTATCGGTATGGTTGGCTAATCGGCCATCAAGGCTGATGCGGCCGGAGCTTATCAGTCGCTGTGCCTGTTTGCGGGAGCAGATGCCGCATAGGGCAAGATATTGTGCCAGTCTCATGATGTATTGCTGCGCCAGATGAGGATGAAATCTGATATTGGGGCTGCAGGGTATCATAATATGCATTTAAGCGGCGGCGCATATTCAGGGTCTGCAGAATATCCCAATGGATGGACAAGATAATCACCAGCCAGGAATTGATGGCAATGGGGCACAAATGCGGCATGTCAGATTGGGGGCAGAGCAGCAGCTTCATATTATGCCAATCGAATTGTTTTAAACAATTCGCCGCGGTGAGAAACAGTAAAATGCTGACTAACATCATTCCTTTGGTGCAGTATGGTTTGCATCGGATCCAACTGATAATGGCAAGTACACAAAACAGTTGGGTACTGACTAGCATGCTGGCATGGGCGTAACGATGTAGTTCCATCAAGGTGGCGGGAAAGGCGCCTAACAACAGGGTGGAGATCCCCAGCCAGCCTCCGGACCAGGATAACCATTGACTTAACCGGCCGAGTTTTAGGTGGTACAGGCCAAACATCGACATCAAGGTACAGATGCCATAAGAAAGCATGCCGGCATTAAACAAAAAGGCCAGCGTGCATTGATTGTAATCTCCCAATTGACTGAGGCGCAGGCTAAATACCATGCTGCCGTGCAGTATCAGTTCGGATAATAGGGTCAGCAGTACACAAACGGAGCTGACGCCAGCGCCTGTCAGTGTCAGCATAATCACCAGACGATGTAATTCTAGGTGATCCAGTGCGGTTTCATAAGTGGCAAACATGAGGCTTACTGAACGAATTTCCGAATCCGCTAATATTCACGAAACCTGCCACCAGTGCTATGACTTGGATCACAAAAAAGTGTGAACCATCTTAGGGGGTGACATTTAATCTACTGTATTTTATGGTTTTTTACCCTAAAGTTGGGTTGCGCTCAAGCAGTAATCGCCTAGCCATTAATGCCAGGCCAATCCCGGCTGCCATAGTCATTAGGGTATGCCACCACATTAGTAGTGCGGTATAACACCATTGATAGGCGGGACACTGATGCTGCAGTAGCGCCTCAGGTGCCAACTCCATCAGTAGCAGTACACTGGCAGCAATCCCCAGTAAACTGGCCAGCCAGAGCCCGGGACTGCACAGATAAGGATGGCTGAAACGGCACAGCACCAGCAGGGAAAAAAGCACCATGGTGGTACAGATAAAAAAGGTCACCGCCATATGGTGGGCGGCGGTGTCATTATAGGGGTAGACTCCCAGTAGCATAATGCCGACCCCGACGGTGGTCCCGGCCAAGGATAACATCAAGGTAAAGCGGTTATGTCGAAGTAGGTAAAGTCCCAGCATTGCGAGCACAAAGCACCCGCCAGCCAACAGCAGGGATACATTATACAGATAGGCCAGAGGTGAGCGGAGGTAATCGCCGAGGACATCAATGTGTAGATTGAAGATCTGCCAGCCTATGCGATGGGATAAGGCGATCATGGTGGCCAGTATGCCAAGGGCACAAATAACAACCCCCACCAGTGACATATGAAAAATCAGCCTGTGGGGGTCATATTGGCCATGCTGTATGTCATCATCCTGTGACATGGAGTATCCCTACCATAAAACCTGTTTTTAGGGTTTGTTGACTTTTCAGGGGTAAATTTTGTTTGAGACACCTTTCTACTGCGTTATCGGCTTATCAGGTAACACATCATCAAAGCTTCTGCCTTGTATAACGCATCCTCAAATTGCTGCAAAAACAAACTTGAAAGGTTAACAGACCCTAGCATGGCGTTAGGAACAGGCGACTGCAAGTTATTTTTCTTTTCTGAACAATACGATGGCAACAGCAACCAAGGCCAGAATCGGTCCATACCAAGTGTAGGCCACCGCTGAAAGCGGGCTGATAGCAAAAATTGAGGCGATCAGCAGTGCTTGGGCACCATAGGGAATGAGTCCCTGTACGATACAGGCAAAGATATCGAGAATACTGGCGGCACGTTTAGGGCATACTCCGTGTTTAGTGGCCAAGGCTTTGGCGATATCCCCGCTGACTACAATGGAAACTGTGTTGTTCGCCACGCAGGCATTGGTAGCGGCAACAATACCAGCCATACCCAGTTCTGCCGCCCGGGTGGAGGCTTCGCCTTTAGCACTGGAGAAACGGGCAATCAGTTTTTCAATCTGACGGCTAACAAAGCTCAAGCCACCTTGCTGCTGCATCAGTGCTGCCAATCCGCCGACCAGCATGGAGAGGATAAAGATCTCCTGCATATTGCCAAATCCGGCATAAATATCTTTAGCGAACGTTACCCAGCCATATTCCCCGCCGAGAATACCGGTCGCGCCGGCCAGCACTATACCGATAGCCAGCACCACAAACACATTCAGCCCAGCGACGGCCAGTACCAAAATGGTGAGGTGGGGGATCACCTTAATCGGATCGGTACTCTCATGGGCCATAATGGCGTGGCCATCTCCGGTAACAGAGAAAAGGATTAACGTAATCAGTGCCGCAGGCAGTGCGAAAATCAGGTTTTCGCGGAATTTATCTTTCATATCACAACCCTGAGTACGGGTTGCTGCAATGGTGGTATCAGAGATGATCGATAAATTATCACCAAATAGCGCGCCGGACATCACAGCGCCGGCCATCAGCGGCAAGCTGATATCCGCTTCTTGAGCCACGCCAAGTGCGATAGGGGCGACGGCGGCAATGGTACCCATTGAGGTGCCCATGGCGGTGGCAATAAAGGCGGCGATAACAAAAAAGCCTGGTAGTAATAGCTGAGAAGGGATCAAGGACAGCCCCAGCGCCACAGTTGCATCAACGCCACCGGTTGCTTTGGCCACGGCGGCAAAGGCACCTGCCAGCAGATAGATAAGACACATGGCAATAATATTGCTGTGACCAATACCGCCGATAAAGGTTTCTATCGCTTGATTAAGCTTTTCCCGTGACAGGATCAGCGCCAGCACAATGGCGGGCAAAATAGCTACAGGGCTTGGCAATTGATAGAAGGCGAAATCTACCCCCTGAGTTTGGAAGTAGACCCCGGCACCAATAAATAGGGCCAGGAAAAGAAACAGGGGCAAGAGTGCCAGAATCGAACCGGCCGGTTTTGCTGTTTCTGGGGTTGTGGAATTGGTCGACATGCTGCTCTCTCAATACTGTTTAGGGTCGGGTTCTCCATGCTGGAGTGACGCTGATGTTATTCGGGGCCTGATGTTCCTGCCGGTGGCAATGGCATCTGCCAGATTATCGGGCCAGCATAGTTGAATGTCTGGACGTCCGTCAATATAGACGTCTAGATGTTTTTGCTTCTGTATTGGCTTTGTGAACATGCTCACATCATTATCAAAACAGAATTTCAACCCAGGGGAAACCATCGAGCCGCAATCACAGTGTAGATCTGTGAAGTTATAGACATCTAGATGTCTATTTGTTAGCTTGAACACGATAGCGCATTTATTCAGCAATATTATTGAGCAATATGACTGCCCTGTGCTTGGGATAAGCTGTGGCGTTATGTTTGATTTAAATGCCACCTTTAGTTTGAGATGACATCGATATTTCAGGGAGATAAGAAATGAAACTGGCGACATTGGCACTGCACCATGGTTATCGCAGCGATCCGACCACCCGTTCGGCAGCGGTACCGATTTACCAAACTACCTCCTACACCTTTGATAACACCCAACACGGGGCAGATTTGTTTGATCTGAAAGTGCCGGGCAATATCTACACCCGGATAATGAATCCGACGACAGAGGTATTGGAGCAGCGCTTAGCAGCGTTAGAAGGGGGCATTGGGGCTTTGGCTGTGGCATCGGGCATGGCAGCGATCACCTACGCAATCCAGACACTTGTACAGGCAGGGGACAATATTGTCAGCACCAGTCAGTTGTATGGCGGCACCTATAACCTGTTTGCCCATACCTTACCACGCCAAGGGGTTAACGTACGCATGGCGCCAGCAGAGGATT
This region of Shewanella sp. NFH-SH190041 genomic DNA includes:
- a CDS encoding DUF998 domain-containing protein — translated: MFATYETALDHLELHRLVIMLTLTGAGVSSVCVLLTLLSELILHGSMVFSLRLSQLGDYNQCTLAFLFNAGMLSYGICTLMSMFGLYHLKLGRLSQWLSWSGGWLGISTLLLGAFPATLMELHRYAHASMLVSTQLFCVLAIISWIRCKPYCTKGMMLVSILLFLTAANCLKQFDWHNMKLLLCPQSDMPHLCPIAINSWLVIILSIHWDILQTLNMRRRLNAYYDTLQPQYQISSSSGAAIHHETGTISCPMRHLLPQTGTATDKLRPHQP
- a CDS encoding S46 family peptidase, with amino-acid sequence MKNWLISAVLLSAAAPALADEGMWQPHQLPAMADVLKAKGLQIDPDTISTLTEFPMNAVISLGGCTASFVSPKGLVVTNHHCAYGAIQYNSTAKDNLLKDGFLARQLTDELPATPGSRIYVTKAISNVTEAVTKGLADKQGKDFYRAVEDREKALVAECEQGGGYRCEVYSFHRGLEYYLVKQLEIRDVRLVYNPAGSVGKYGGDIDNWMWPRHTGDFAFYRAYVGPDGQPADYSPDNVPFTPDSFLKVSAKGVQEGEFVMVTGYPGRTNRYRTAAEVENQFGWTYPNSKALRETIMTLIRQTAPEGSDARIKYESTLASLANYAKNFTSMIEFYGKSTMLADKIAIEEALAAWINADTERQRQYGSALTELNTLIARSQQTRERDLLMAYMGYSQMLSAADRLYRLAHERQKPDMAREPGYQSRDMTRFKSAMERIDRRYDAAVDQAILQELLAQYAKLPAQQRLTGVDKAFAIDAGARQTRALLANAYANTELANKAARLGWMEKSVAEFKQSDDPFIQLAVARYDTLRAEESRRKTLSGELMKVRPLYMDAIIGYNQSQGKQVYADANSSLRVSIGKVTGYAPQDGLYAIPFTRLEGILAKDTGIAPFDAPPEQLALIKQKQYGDYYMPAINSVPVNFLSTLDTTGGNSGSPTLNGRAELVGLLFDGVYESIIGDWNYDPRTNRSIQVDSRYMLWVMEYLDKADNLLAEMVIVK
- a CDS encoding RNA pseudouridine synthase: MRLAQYLALCGICSRKQAQRLISSGRISLDGRLANHTDKVHFLAGLDHPAKEALYLDGNLIPGPEPKTYLLFHKPVGIDCRLLPDDPASLYHLLPNCPRLYPVGRLDKDSRGLLLLTNDGELTQRLMHPGFGHSKDYHVTLARPYSDEFIRNMCLGVSYRDVTTLPCDCRRLTEDRFAITLTQGMNRQIRRMSQALGHHVIDLKRVALMNLTLHHGCGRPLAAGEMRPLTPDELAALQCATGLAAQA
- a CDS encoding Na+/H+ antiporter NhaC family protein, whose translation is MSTNSTTPETAKPAGSILALLPLFLFLALFIGAGVYFQTQGVDFAFYQLPSPVAILPAIVLALILSREKLNQAIETFIGGIGHSNIIAMCLIYLLAGAFAAVAKATGGVDATVALGLSLIPSQLLLPGFFVIAAFIATAMGTSMGTIAAVAPIALGVAQEADISLPLMAGAVMSGALFGDNLSIISDTTIAATRTQGCDMKDKFRENLIFALPAALITLILFSVTGDGHAIMAHESTDPIKVIPHLTILVLAVAGLNVFVVLAIGIVLAGATGILGGEYGWVTFAKDIYAGFGNMQEIFILSMLVGGLAALMQQQGGLSFVSRQIEKLIARFSSAKGEASTRAAELGMAGIVAATNACVANNTVSIVVSGDIAKALATKHGVCPKRAASILDIFACIVQGLIPYGAQALLIASIFAISPLSAVAYTWYGPILALVAVAIVLFRKEK